One part of the Sorangiineae bacterium MSr11954 genome encodes these proteins:
- the gshB gene encoding glutathione synthase gives MRFVFVMDPMQRVLPDKDTSFALQRAALKRGHQLLHAELRDLFAKDGDVFARVRGLTVQNTAPFFEYGAESDVRLGEVDAIFIRKDPPFDSEYLYATLLLERARGKTLIVNDPRGLRDANEKLYPLHFSRHMPKTLVATDRERILSFVDEVGGDAVIKPLHGAGGAGVLLLARRDQNARSIIETLTREGAVAAMVQEYLPAVRQGDKRVLLLDGEVLGGINRVPRSDDLRSNIHVGGRVEPCEVTAQERAVVADIAPRLRADGLYFVGLDFIGGKLTEVNVTSPTGIQELSAHQGRDVSEDVIAWVEKHGTSLAAGTKETLRS, from the coding sequence ATGCGATTCGTGTTCGTGATGGATCCGATGCAGCGGGTGCTGCCGGACAAGGATACTAGCTTTGCCCTCCAACGGGCCGCCCTGAAACGCGGTCATCAGCTCCTGCACGCGGAGCTGCGCGATCTCTTCGCAAAAGACGGAGATGTGTTCGCGCGTGTGCGGGGTCTGACCGTCCAGAACACCGCCCCCTTCTTCGAGTATGGGGCCGAGAGCGACGTCCGCCTTGGCGAGGTGGACGCCATCTTCATCCGAAAGGATCCCCCGTTCGACTCCGAGTACCTCTATGCCACGTTGCTGCTCGAGCGGGCGCGCGGAAAGACGCTCATCGTCAACGATCCGCGCGGGCTGCGCGACGCGAACGAGAAGCTATACCCACTGCATTTTTCGCGTCACATGCCAAAAACGCTGGTGGCGACCGACCGTGAGCGCATCCTTTCCTTCGTGGACGAGGTCGGGGGTGATGCCGTCATCAAGCCGCTCCACGGCGCAGGCGGCGCAGGCGTGCTCCTCCTGGCGCGGCGCGATCAGAACGCCCGCTCGATCATCGAGACCCTGACCCGCGAGGGCGCAGTGGCCGCGATGGTCCAAGAGTACCTCCCCGCGGTGCGTCAGGGGGACAAGCGCGTGCTCCTCCTCGATGGCGAGGTGCTGGGGGGAATCAACCGCGTACCCCGCTCCGACGATCTCCGCTCGAACATTCACGTGGGCGGGCGCGTGGAACCGTGTGAGGTCACCGCACAAGAACGCGCCGTGGTCGCCGATATCGCACCGCGCCTCCGAGCCGATGGCCTCTACTTCGTGGGGCTCGACTTCATTGGTGGGAAGCTCACCGAGGTGAACGTCACCTCTCCCACAGGCATTCAAGAGCTCAGCGCGCACCAAGGGCGCGACGTTTCCGAAGATGTGATCGCGTGGGTCGAAAAGCACGGAACTTCGCTGGCAGCGGGGACGAAGGAGACTCTGCGATCCTGA
- a CDS encoding FHA domain-containing protein → MPLTIVVRTPDSTPSTASTPPSKEAKGAPSQAAPAEASSSPSLTFDGPRIVIGRGTGCDVRLPDVSVSHRHASLRIDAGVHTLIDEGSLNGTFVGGVRLLPQVPRVIQSGDLVRVGRVWLELKIDQRPATRDLSMATRDLALRLVSQAMSSLGDSTVAKIVVVEGRSSGAFLHLEEEGRLYIVGRGDACDLTLDERDASREHLQIVRRGSVVLVRDLDSKNGVFIGEIPLERDRDMVWKSSSMVRVGTTVLALHEPVADALADLEAAPDEKLVPADVPPQPLREGHKSDAPISEIPASSSLRAEDDRSSAPIASVAKIDEPAPTKKKPSPLTPGYAFVVITAFAVIVASLLGLVWLLRSSEAGGM, encoded by the coding sequence ATGCCGCTGACCATCGTCGTTCGCACGCCCGACTCCACCCCCTCGACGGCCTCCACGCCGCCGAGCAAGGAGGCCAAGGGCGCGCCATCCCAAGCTGCGCCCGCCGAAGCATCTTCATCACCTTCGCTCACCTTCGACGGGCCGCGCATCGTCATTGGCCGAGGCACCGGGTGCGATGTGCGGCTCCCAGACGTGAGCGTGAGCCACCGCCACGCCAGCCTTCGCATCGACGCGGGGGTGCATACGCTCATCGACGAAGGGAGCCTCAATGGCACCTTCGTCGGCGGGGTTCGGCTCTTGCCCCAAGTGCCCCGCGTCATTCAGTCGGGCGATCTGGTGCGCGTGGGGCGGGTGTGGCTCGAGCTCAAGATCGATCAGCGCCCCGCCACCCGCGATCTGTCGATGGCCACGCGCGATCTGGCGCTGCGGCTGGTCTCGCAGGCCATGAGCTCCCTCGGCGACAGCACGGTCGCCAAAATCGTGGTGGTCGAAGGGCGCTCCTCGGGCGCCTTTCTGCATTTGGAGGAGGAAGGGCGCCTCTACATCGTGGGCCGCGGCGACGCCTGCGATCTGACGTTGGACGAACGCGACGCGTCCCGCGAGCACCTGCAAATCGTGCGACGGGGCAGCGTGGTGCTCGTGCGCGATCTGGACTCGAAGAACGGCGTCTTCATCGGCGAAATACCGCTCGAGCGCGATCGCGACATGGTGTGGAAATCATCGTCGATGGTGCGCGTAGGCACCACGGTGCTGGCGCTGCACGAGCCGGTGGCCGACGCCCTGGCCGATCTCGAGGCGGCCCCCGACGAAAAGCTGGTCCCAGCCGACGTCCCGCCGCAACCGCTGCGCGAAGGCCACAAAAGCGACGCCCCCATCTCCGAAATCCCCGCCTCATCCTCCTTGCGCGCCGAGGACGACCGCAGCTCCGCCCCCATCGCCAGCGTCGCCAAAATCGACGAGCCGGCCCCCACCAAGAAAAAGCCGTCCCCCCTCACCCCCGGCTACGCCTTCGTCGTCATCACCGCCTTCGCCGTCATCGTCGCAAGCTTGCTCGGCCTCGTCTGGCTCCTGCGCTCCTCGGAAGCTGGGGGCATGTAA